Proteins co-encoded in one bacterium genomic window:
- a CDS encoding zf-HC2 domain-containing protein has protein sequence MNEHVTDRLSAYLDGALNAGDLERVEAHLEVCGSCGRAYRELQTLQQMLRGLPEPAMPEGLTERVHWRLQRETARAPRRGALAWFAVRPPFRIALACATLLLILGLPTAWIADRLMPRETPLDTDAYVREYLVLSVDRPLGDEAAPTFVTSDTSTPESPRP, from the coding sequence CGTCACCGATCGCCTCTCCGCCTATCTCGACGGCGCGCTGAACGCAGGCGACCTCGAGCGGGTCGAGGCACACCTTGAGGTATGCGGGAGCTGCGGCCGCGCCTACCGTGAACTACAGACGCTGCAACAGATGTTGCGCGGGTTGCCGGAGCCTGCGATGCCGGAGGGCCTTACGGAGCGGGTGCACTGGCGGTTGCAGCGAGAAACCGCACGCGCGCCACGCCGCGGTGCGCTCGCGTGGTTTGCCGTTCGTCCGCCGTTTCGCATCGCCCTTGCGTGCGCGACCCTGCTGTTGATCCTGGGGCTGCCGACCGCGTGGATCGCCGATCGGCTCATGCCCCGGGAGACGCCCCTCGATACGGATGCGTACGTTCGCGAGTACCTTGTGTTGTCGGTTGACCGGCCGCTCGGAGACGAGGCGGCACCGACGTTCGTGACCTCGGATACCTCCACCCCGGAGTCGCCTCGTCCGTAA